The following DNA comes from Myxococcales bacterium.
CAGGCCAACATCGAGGAGCGAGTGCGCGGCGGGCAGCCTGTCCAGTCGGAGCATCTGGACCAGCTCGCGGAAGCGGCGGCCCGGCTGGCGGAGGTGCGACAGTCCGCAGAGTGGGGCAACTGGCTCTTGGATGTGTACGCGACGCTCGGCATGGTGCCCCACGCGAGCATCACCGAACGCCTCTCGACCTTGCCGCCGGAGGCCCGGAAGTCCCTCGCGCCGGCGGCCAATCGTGTGCTCGAGAGCGTGGCGCTGCGCGGCGGCCCCAGTGAAGCGGACCGTGCTGCGTACTCCGGCGTCGAGTCGCTGTCGGTTCCGCCGGCCGACAGCTGATGGGTTACGCGCTCCGCTATCGCCAGCACGAGATCGAGCTCGTCCCCGGGCGGTTCGTGATCGGTCGGGCAGGTACCTGCCAGCTCGCGCTCGACGATCCTCTGGCGTCTCGGGAGCACGCTGCAATCAGCGTCGGCGACACCGAGGTGAGCGTCGAAGACCTGGACAGCCGCAATGGCGTGAGCGTCAACGAGACACGGATCGCGGGTCGCCGTGCCCTGGTGCCGGGCGACCGGGTGAGAATTGGCTCGCAAGAGCTGGTGCTGGTGTCCACGACAGCTTCCCCTCGGCGTGCCGCGCGTGCCGCGCCGACCGCGCGCTTTGCCGTCTTCGGCGTCGTCGGTGGTTTGGCGGACAAGGCCTTCGCCCTGGGTCATGTGGACGAGGCGGAGCGGCTGTTGGCAGGCCCGCTCGAGGAAATCGCGAGCCGTGCGGAGTCGGGCGCATTGGCCGACGCTGACACCGCAGAAAAGGTGGCCGCCTACGCCACCCGCCTGGCGCTGGCGACGGGGAAGGGGGCCTGGGTGGACTACGTCGTGCGGCTCTATCACGCCTTGGGGCGCCCGCTGCCGACGGCGGTGGTCGACGTTTTGCACGAAGTATTACGCAAGGTCGCTGGGGTCGATCGCGGGAAGTTCCGTAGCTACATCGAGGCGCTGCAGGCGAAGGCCGGTGAGCTGGGTCCCGCGGACCGCTTCATGGTCAGCCGCATCGAAGGACTCGAACGCGTGGTTCAGGCGCGCTGAGCCCGAAGAACTACGGGAGCCCTGGCGTCGCCGCGGGCCGCTCGCAGTGGAATCGCCGCTCGGGTGGGGTATGGTTCAGGCTGACAACCGTGAGTGACGCGCGACGCACCGACCCGGTGGGGATACAGATCGGCCCGCCTGAACGGTCAGTGAGGTTCTCGATCCTCTACCGTGGTCATCGATTCGAGCTCAAACCCGGCACGCTGGTGGTCGGGCGTGGCACCGGGTGTCAGTTGGTCTTGGACGATGCGCTGGTGTCGCGCAAACACGCCGAGATCGAGGTGACCGCGTCGTCCGCGACGTTGGTGGACCTGGGCAGTGTCAACGGTGTGTTCGTCAACGGAACGCGCGCGGGTGGACGGCAGGTGCTCGCCGATGGCGACAAGCTCGTGATCGGGCAGCAGGAGTTGACGCTGTTTGCCGCGGCCAATCCAACGCTGCTGCCGGAGTCGCCGACCGCACGCCTGAGCGCGGAGACCCTGGTCGGGCTCGAGTCGCCTCTCGCGCGGACCGCTGACGAGTCGGAGGCGACACATCAAGGGGACGCGCTGAGCTTGCTTGGTGGGGTCGTGGACAAGGTCCTGGCGCTGGGCCGCGGGGACGAGGCCGAGCGCATCCTCGGCAACTACCTGCGCAACTATCTGGCGATGGCCCAACGTTCCCAGGCCGTTACCCCGGACGGCGCAGAACGGGCCGTCGCGTACGCGGTGAAGCTGGCGAGTGCGACGGGGAAAGCGGAGTGGGTCGACTATGGGTTCGCGCTCTACTCCGTGCTGAAACGCCCGCTTCCCAACGTGATCGTCGAGCAGCTTTACACGGTGCTCCGGCAGACCAAGGGCGTGGATCTCACTCTTCTTCGGAGCTACGTCGAGATCCTGCGCTCCGTTTCGGCGCGCTTGGGGCCGACCGAGCGGTTTCTGGCCCAGCGGATCGAGGGCCTCGAGCGCCTGGCTTCGGCGTGAGCCGCTCCGCGTTCGCCAGGGACTGACCCATCGCCTCGGCGATGACCGCCCGAAGCTCGGGGTCGTCCACCTTGGCGAGACGCTCCTGGGCGTCGGCGGACAGGGCCACGGGTCTTGGCAGTCGGCGCGCTGGAGGTGGCTTGCTCCGCTCGGGTACCACCCCCGTACGAAAGCGAATCGAACGCACGGAGAGACCTCGGGCTACCAAACGCCCAACGATCTCTTCGGACAGGAATGACAACTCTTGAGCCCAAACCGGCGAGCTCACGACGACCGTGAGCACTCCGTTTTCGATGCCTCCGGGGGCCGTGCGCAGCGCAACGCGGTCGCCCGCGACTTCGCGCCAGGTCTCGTGGTCGAGTCCAACTCCGGCGCGGCGCGCGGCGGTGTCGCGCGCCTGGCCGAGCAAATCAGCCAGCGGCTCCGGGCCCGGACGCGCGCGCTTTTCCGCGAATGTGCGCGGTTGTCGCTTGTCGGTTGTCGGCCGCTTGACCATGGGTTAGCCAAGTTAGCACGGCGCCCGACAGCCCAGGGCCGTCCGCTCGAGCCGAGAAGCGATGCTCACGTTGCGACACGATCCATTTCCCTTCGAGGCGGTCCGCGACTTGATCGGGATCTTGCGAGCGCTCTACGCGGCGGAGCAACGCGGAGGTAGAGGCAGTCGTCGCGTGCGCGAGATCACCGGGATCGGAATCGAGCTTCGCCGCGCGGTCGATCTGGCGCTCGAGCACGAGCCGGGAACGCTGGGTCACGCCGCGGCGTGGGACCGCGCCGAACGGGCGACCTCCGCGCTGACCGCTCTCGTGGATTCGACCACACCGATTTCGCCCACCCTCGAGGCCGCGGCGCGTCGGGTGCGGGAGGAGCCCGCGAGGCAGGCGGCCCGGGAGCAGGCCCGGGCGCGGCGCCGCGCTCGGGGGTGAGCGGGGGTTCGGGTCTTTTGCGGGTCGCTCTTGACTTCTAGAAACGGAATGAATATTCACTCCGGCGTGGCGCTGACCCAGGACACCGGCAAACACGACGCCATCCTCGATGCGGCGGTCGAGCTGTTCGCCGAGCGGGGTTTTCACGGCACGGCGGTCCCGCTGGTCGCCGAGCGCGCCCATGTGGGGGCGGGCACCGTGTACCGCTATTTCGAGAGCAAAGAAGCTCTGGTCAATGCCCTGTTTCGCCGGGAAAAACAGCAATTTCTGGCGGCGCTGATGGGGGACTTTCCCGTCAATGCGGCGCCGCGGGAGCAGTTCCGTGAGCTCTGGCGCCGGATGCGCCGGTTTGCCGAGGAGCGCCCGGCATCCGCGATGTTCCTGGAGCTTCACCACCACGCCCCGTACCTGGACGAGCAGAGCCGCCAGCTGGAAAATAGCGGAATGGAGCTGTTTTATAGCTTCATTCGCGGTGCGCAGGAGCGGCAGGCCCTCAAGCCCATCGCCCCCGAGATCCTGGCGGCCGTCGTTCACGGCGCTTTCACGGGCGTCGCGAAGGCCGCCATGACCGGCCAGCTCGCTGCCGTCACCGAGCCGATGGACCTGGCCGAAGCATGCCTCTGGGAAGCGGTCCGGCTCTAGAGCCGTGAGCCGGCCAAGGATGACGGGCGAAGCTACGTGAGTCTTGGGAATGAACATTCATTCCGACTCGAGCTCGAAGAGAGAAAAGGGAGCAACCGACAATGGCAAAATCACAAATCGTTCTGGTGACTGGGGCAACGGCGGGGATCGGGCGCGAGGTCGCGCTGCACCTCGCGCGGCGTGGCATGCAGGTGTTTGCGACGGGGCGGCGCCAGCACGCCCTCGACGAGCTGAAACAGGAGGCCCGCGAGCTCGACCTGCACACGCTGCGCTTGGACGTGACCGACGCCGAGTCGATCCAGGCGGCGCGGGCGGAGATCGAGCGCATCACCGACGGCCACGGCGTCGACGTGCTGGTCAACAACGCGGGGTTCGGCATCGCAGCGCCGCTGGTCGAGGCATCGGACGCCGATGTTCGGGCGCAGTACGAGACCAACGTGTTCGGGCTGCTGGCGATGACGCGCGCCTTCACTCCGGCGATGCTCGCGCGGCGGTCGGGTCGTGTCATCAACGTGAGCAGCATCGGCGGTCGAGTGACCTTGCCGTTTTTTGGCGCCTACAACTCGACGAAGTTTGCCGTTGAGTCCTTGTCCGATGCGATGCGGCGTGAGCTTCAGCCGCTCGGCATCCGCGTGTCCATCATCGAGCCGGGAGTGATTCGCAGTGAGTTTGCCGAGAAATCCATGACCTTCGTAGACAGCCGTTCGTCCGCGGATCAGTCGCCGTTTGCCGATGTGTACGCGGGTGCCCAGGCGATTCGTGCAAGCTTCGAGGCCACCGCCGTCGGTCCGGAGGTCATCGCGCGCGCTGTGGAGCGAGCCATCACCGCGCGCCGCCCCAAGGCCCGCTACGTCGCCCCGGCGGCGGCCCGCTCGTTCTTGGTCCTGGCGGCGGTGCTCCCGACGGCGTGGTTGGACGCGCTCATGATCTGGGGACTCGCTCGACTGGGGCGCATGCAGCGACCCGCAAAGACGCCGGCCCTCGACGCTGGGGCGCCGAGCGTGTCGTCGGGCTGAGCGGGGTGGCCCGAGAAGCCAGTAAATTGGCCGGCCCGGTCAACGACATCGTCAACCCCGCGGTGCCACAGTCCCGTTGCCGCCGGGTCCCGCGCGAGAAGCGGGGGTCCCCAGGCGAGCGGGAGTGATGCTCGGATGACGAAACTCGGATTGTCGGGGGCGCTCGCGGTGTTGTTCGTTGGGTTGGGGGCCTGCGGTGGAGAGCCGGACGCCGGGACTTCGTTCGAGCGTCTGACGCCAGCGCCCAAGTTCGACGGCGATCCGGCCAACCAGGCGGTGTTCGCGGTCGACGTTTCGTTCTGGGAGACCCCGCTCTCTCAGAGCGAAATGGACTGTTACTGGGACTCCGGCGTGCGCCACGTCGTCGTTGGCACGCAGGTGGATTACATCACGCGCGAGCAGCTGGAGATGGCGGTCTCGCGGGGCATGACCGTCGATGCTTATGTCTACCTGTACTGGGACATGGACATCACGGCCCAGGTCAAGCAGGCGTTCGCGCGGGTCTCCGGCTTCCCGATCGGGCGCATGTGGCTCGACGTCGAGCAGGATCCGGGCGGGCGGGGGGCCAACACCCTGATCGCCGCCGTCCAACAAGCGGTGGCGGTGTGTCAGGCCCAGGGCACGGCGGAATGTGGGATCTATACGGGTCCTGGTTACTGGCGGACGCACATGAACGACACCACGGCGTTCAGCGATCTGATGCTCTGGTGGGCGCACTACGACAACAAGACCTCGCTCTCCACCTGGGCCGCAGATCAGTTCGGCGGCTGGAAGAAGCCCGTTGCCAAGCAGTTTGCGACCAAGCCCTTGTGCGGTGTGGGCGGTACCGACTGGAACACCATGCAAGTCACGGCGACCCCCAGCGTGGTCGTGGATCGCACGCCCGCGCCCGACACCGGACAAGCGCCGGTTGCGCCAGCCGGGCTCTGGCCGCCGAACGGTGCGGTGTTGCCGGTCGAATACGCGAAGCTGATGTCCGCCCTCGTGCCCGGCGCGAAGAACTACGAGATCGGGGTGGAGCGTTGGACCGGGGCGGCGTGGATCCCCTATTTTGCCTGGAAGAACGCCAACGCCTTCATCAAGATGCACCCATCGATCCCGAACAACTTCTATCGCTTCCGCGTGCGCGCCCAGAACACTCAGGGCTGGGGCGGGTGGTCCGAGTGGTCCGCGTTCGAGTACGGAAAGTACCTGGGAACCCCGCCGAGCGCGGGCACACCGGTCGCGCCGGGCGCGGACGCGGGCCCACCGCCGACGTCGGACGGCGGGCCACCCCCGGTCGCGGATGCAGGCGCGCCGCCGCCGGCGACCAATGGTCCAACCAACCTCACTCCAGAATCCGGTGTGCTGATCAGCACGTCGAGCGTCACGCTCGCCTGTGCGCCTGTGATCGGCGCGACTGCTTACGAGTTTGCGATCGAGCCGCAGGCTCAGAGCGCGTGGGCGCCCTACTTCACCTACTCGAACACGCTTCCGTCGCGCACGTTCTACCCCAAGACCCACGGCGCGGGTTATCGCTGGCGGGTGCGCGCAAAACAGGCCGGCGGCTTCGGAGAGTGGTCCGCGTACTCCACCTTCCAATTCAAATGAACGGCGCCTGGCGGCCCAGGCAGTCGTGAACTTCAACCGCGCTCGCGCGCCTGAAGCGCACGTTTGCGCTCGATGCCCCAACGATAGCCTGACGAACTGCCGTCCAAGCGCACGACACGGTGGCAGGGGATGGCGACCGCCAGGGGGTTTTCGGCGCACGCGTGCGCCACGGCCCGGACCGCTCGTGGCGCGCCGACGAGCTTCGCGAGCTCGGTGTAGCTGAGCGTCGTGCCGACCGGCACTGCGGACAGTGCGCTCCACACCCGTTCCTGAAACGCCGTGCCGCGGATATCGAGGGGCAGCCGAGTGCCGAGCTTGGGATCGTCGACGAGCCCGACCACCAGCCCGACTAGGCGCTCGAACTCGGCGTCCGCGCCGAGCAGCCGCGCGTGAGGGAAACGAGCTTCCAGCTCGCGAACCAACGGCGCCGGCTCGTTGCCCAGCGAAATGGCGCAGATCCCCCGGACGGTGGCGGCGACCAGGATGGCTCCGAGGGAGCACTGGCCCACGGCGAACCGGATCTCGTCGCCTGCGCCGCCGCCGCGGAACTGGCTCGGGGTCATGCCGAGACGTGCGGTGGACTCGGCGTAGAAGCGCCCAGACGAGCCGTAGCCGGCATCGTAGAGGGCGTCGGTCACCGTGCGCTGCCGCGTGAGCTCGCCTCGAGCGCGACTCGCGCGATGGGCCGCAGCATAGGCTCTGGGCGTCACGCCGGTGACGGATTTGAACATGCGCTGCACGTGACCAGGGCTCGTCCCGGTGTGTGCGGCGAGCACGTCGAGGGTCAGTAGTTCGGCGCTGTCCTCGATCAGGCGACACAGCGCGGCGACCTCGGCTGCGCGCCGTTCGGCGGGCGGCGGCTCATCGGGACGGCAGCGCTTGCATGGGCGAAACCCAGCGCGCGCTGCTGCCTCCGCCGACTCGTGGAACCGAACGTGCTCGGATCTTGCTCGGCGCGCGCCGCACGACGGACGGCAGTACACCCCCGTCGTCGCGACCGAGTAGAAGAATGTGTCATCGGCGTTCGCATCGCGGGTGTGGATGGCGCGAAAGCGGGCGTCCGCTTGGAGCGCGGCCGACGTTCGATCCGAGTCTCGGGCCTGGGGCATGACCCGAAGCTAGCTGCGAGACGCCCTTCGGGCACTCCGATTCTGGTTCTCGAATCCAGCGGAACGCGGGAGTTCTCAGTCTTCGCTGTCCCAGTCGAGATCGAGCTCCGATGGATCCTCGCGCCGCGTCGGTGTCCGGGAGTCTCTCCACGGACCCGGCAGGGTCAGGGCGCCGGCCACCGTCGGCGGCCGGTCGCGGACGCGGCCTCGGTTTTTTTCGAACGGGTACCGCTGGGCACCCGGATCGGCTATAGAGCGCCGGTCTCGAAGCCGAAGTGGCGGAATTGGCAGACGCGGCGGATTCAAAATCCGCTTCTCGCAAGGGAGTGTGGGTTCAAGTCCCTCCTTCGGCACCGGCTTCGCCGCGCACGTACCGCGTGCGCGGCGAAGCGTTGGTTTTCAGTGCCAGCTGCGGCCGCCGTCGTCGCTCGTGAGCATCTCGAGCAGCGCGCGCATGTGGGTGTCGCGGCGCCAGACCACGTAGAACCGCCCGTCGAGGGCCGCCACCCGCACGTCGACGGGCGAGCCGATCTCGTTCGGCGCCGCCACCAGCACCGGACGCTCGGCCTGCCACCTGCCGATGCGAGTCACCTGCGTCAGCACACGGCCTTCTGTGACGTGTGCCACCAGCACGACCTCGCCGTCGCAGGTGCCAACGCTGCGCTTGACGCTGTGGCGCCCGGTCACGACGAGCGGGGCAGCAAAGGGCAACGCGGCCAGCGTGTTGCCGACCGGAAACAGCAAACGCAGGGTGTCGTCGCTGGCCGAGAGCAGCGACGCCGGACAGTTGCCACAGACCGGCGACAACTCCGCGTCGGCGCCGCGCTCGAGCCCGAAGGCATGCAGCCGCTGCTCGCCGAGCGCAATCAACGACTCGCCGCGCGCGGCGAGCGACGAAAGGGAACACCGTTTCACCGTGCACGCCGCAGGCCGCTTCGCGCATGGGCTCCGCCACCACCGCGCCGGTGGGTAGCGGCAGGCGCAGCGGCGAGCCCCACTTCCAGCCCGATTCCGGAATGTCGTAGAGCGCCAGCTGTGCGCTGTCGTCCGGTGCCCGCTCCACCACGATCAGGCGGGGTTTTGGCCGCGTCAGAAGCGCGATCAGCGTTCCGGGCGGCGTCGACAGCAGCTCGACCTTGCCATCGCCCCCGAGCCGCAGCGCGGCGCCGCCCTGGCGACTGGGATCGCGCGGCCCGATGAAGATCAGCGGTGCGGCTCCCGCCTTTGCATCGTCGACCAGCCACAGGGGTGTGCCCGCCACCAGCGGCTCGAGCCCTTCAGGGAGCGCCGGCAGCTCGATGGCCGAGCCGAGCCTTGCTGCACCCGCTTCGATCCGAGCGACCCATGCGCTCGAGTACACCCTGTTTTCGTCGCGTAACGTCGTGAGCACCAGGCTGGGCGCACCGTGCCGGTAGAGCACGACCGGCACGTCCGGTCGCCCCTCGGCGCGACCGCCGCTGCCTGTGACAAACTTGAAACTCACACCGCGATCGTGCGAACGCCCGAGCTGGACGCTGACCGCATCCTGGTCCCGCTCCCGCGATGCCAGGCTGAGCCTGAGCTCCCCGTCTGCGGCGTCGAGCGCGAGGGCCGTGCGCTGGATGAACTCCGCGGGTGCGTCCAGGACGACGTGGGCGGTCGGAAGCGGCGTCGGCTCGGTCGTGGGCGAGGGTGGAGGACAAGCGCCGAAGTCGAGGCTGCCCTCCCCGATCGCAATGCGGCACGCGCCCTTGAGCAGTGCGCTCACGCCGGTCTCGAGGCTCTCGACCTCACCGGCGGCAAGCTCGTCAGCGCGCGCCCGAAAGCGGCCCTCTTGCAGGGTGTCCTCGACCGCGATGAGCTCCCTCACGCCGTCCGGATCGCGCTTGAAGCGGATTTTTGCGAGGGCCTGGGTCTGGGAGCGCACCCGCTGCGCCAGTGCGGCGCAGCCGACGAGCGGAGTCGAGTCGGGAGGGGAGAGCTCGAGCTCGTCCCGGAGCGCGCTCGAGCCCCGTTTGGCCGTGTCGACACACGCCGAGAGATCGACCGCGCTCGTGTACAGCTCCTTCGAGATGCGCTTGCCGTCCTGCCGCCCGCTGAACCAGATCGCCCCGAGGGTCACCAGCCCCGCGATCAGAGCGAGGGCGCCCGCGGCGTTGAGCGGCCGAAATCCGGGCTCGGGTGCAGCGGCTGGCTGGGATTTTCGTTCTCGGGTCGGAGCGTCGCCGGTCAAGCGGCCATGCTATCGTCTTCGCTCTCCAGGTGAGAGTCGAATCCACGATGAGTCCGGCGGTCCCGTTCTGGTTCGGAGTCATGGCGCTGGCGCTCGCTGCGTGCTCTGCGGAATCGGGATCCGACGGCGGAACGACCGGCTCCGGGGGCGCGCCGTCAGGTGGAGGCACCAGCAGCTCGGGGGGCGGCAGCACGGGCACCGGCGGCGCGCCGAGCGGCGGCGGGGTGAGCAGCGGCGGACTCGGCGGCGGCGGACTCGGCGGCGGCGGGGCGGCGGGAGCCGCCGGCAGCACGAGCGGCGGCACCGGCGGCAGCACGAGCGGCGGCACGGGCGGTGTTGGTGGCAGCGCGGGCACCGGAGGAGGTTGCGTCGATCCCGGGCCGGAGCCCAACGACAGCATCGTGCTCGCGACGCCTGCGTGTGGTGTGCCCACGTGTGAGGTCACGGACTGCGACAACACGGGCTCGACGAGCTTCGGCGGCCCGAAGCCGAGCATCAAGGGTGTAACGGGGCCCGGCGATCCCGATCACTTCCGCTTCGACGGTAAGGACGGCTTCGGGCTGTGCAGCGTGAACGCCGAGGCGCAAACGAAGGACGTCGGATTTCGTTTGTGCTTGTTCGTCGGGTGCAAGGTGGGCGCGACGAAGGTCACTGCTTGCCCCGGAGGACTTGCTGCCGACACCCAAGGGGCCCCGGGCTGCTGCGTGCAAGCCCCGGGCATCGCGAAGATCACCTATGACTGCACGGGCAGCCCTTCGGACGACGACTCCGCGCGCATCACGGTGCGCGTCGACGAAGCTAGCGTTTGTACGCCCTACGTCGTCGACTACCACTTCTGATGCCGCGCCGCGCCAGAGGCGCCGAGCTCAGGGTTTGCCCGTCCCGGGAGCGTGGCTCTTGCACCAATCGATGCCTGCCTGGCTGGGGGTCGCACTCGGCGCGCCAGTCGGCGGCGTCGCCAGCGCAGGGTTGTCGAAGTCGAACAGGTCGAGCAGCGGCCAAGCGTTGGCGTCGCGCGCGGTCATCGCCGGCAGATCGAAGCGGTTCTGGATGAAGCGCGTGACGCTGGTGATGTCCGTGTCCGTGTGGCTCACGTAGCCGGGTTTGCTCCAGGGTGAAGCAATCACGAACGGCGTGCGTATGCCGAGGCGGTCGAACTTGTAGGTGGGCGGGAGCTCCCCGTCGGGCTCACACGCTTCTGGGGGGGCGACATGGTCGTAGAACCCACCGTGTTCGTCGTAGAGCAGGATGAACACGGTCTTCTTCCAGACCGCGGGAGAGGCCATGAGTTTGTTCAGCACGCGTGCGGTGAGGGCTTGGCCGAGCTGCATGTTCGCCGGCGGATGTTCGTCGTTCTGGCTGCCTCCAGTGAAGCTCGGGTCGATGATGGAG
Coding sequences within:
- a CDS encoding FHA domain-containing protein, producing MGYALRYRQHEIELVPGRFVIGRAGTCQLALDDPLASREHAAISVGDTEVSVEDLDSRNGVSVNETRIAGRRALVPGDRVRIGSQELVLVSTTASPRRAARAAPTARFAVFGVVGGLADKAFALGHVDEAERLLAGPLEEIASRAESGALADADTAEKVAAYATRLALATGKGAWVDYVVRLYHALGRPLPTAVVDVLHEVLRKVAGVDRGKFRSYIEALQAKAGELGPADRFMVSRIEGLERVVQAR
- a CDS encoding FHA domain-containing protein gives rise to the protein MSDARRTDPVGIQIGPPERSVRFSILYRGHRFELKPGTLVVGRGTGCQLVLDDALVSRKHAEIEVTASSATLVDLGSVNGVFVNGTRAGGRQVLADGDKLVIGQQELTLFAAANPTLLPESPTARLSAETLVGLESPLARTADESEATHQGDALSLLGGVVDKVLALGRGDEAERILGNYLRNYLAMAQRSQAVTPDGAERAVAYAVKLASATGKAEWVDYGFALYSVLKRPLPNVIVEQLYTVLRQTKGVDLTLLRSYVEILRSVSARLGPTERFLAQRIEGLERLASA
- a CDS encoding DUF721 domain-containing protein, which encodes MVKRPTTDKRQPRTFAEKRARPGPEPLADLLGQARDTAARRAGVGLDHETWREVAGDRVALRTAPGGIENGVLTVVVSSPVWAQELSFLSEEIVGRLVARGLSVRSIRFRTGVVPERSKPPPARRLPRPVALSADAQERLAKVDDPELRAVIAEAMGQSLANAERLTPKPGARGPRSAGPETARSAPSAPKRSAGSRRSSEEE
- a CDS encoding TetR/AcrR family transcriptional regulator; this translates as MNIHSGVALTQDTGKHDAILDAAVELFAERGFHGTAVPLVAERAHVGAGTVYRYFESKEALVNALFRREKQQFLAALMGDFPVNAAPREQFRELWRRMRRFAEERPASAMFLELHHHAPYLDEQSRQLENSGMELFYSFIRGAQERQALKPIAPEILAAVVHGAFTGVAKAAMTGQLAAVTEPMDLAEACLWEAVRL
- a CDS encoding SDR family oxidoreductase, whose translation is MAKSQIVLVTGATAGIGREVALHLARRGMQVFATGRRQHALDELKQEARELDLHTLRLDVTDAESIQAARAEIERITDGHGVDVLVNNAGFGIAAPLVEASDADVRAQYETNVFGLLAMTRAFTPAMLARRSGRVINVSSIGGRVTLPFFGAYNSTKFAVESLSDAMRRELQPLGIRVSIIEPGVIRSEFAEKSMTFVDSRSSADQSPFADVYAGAQAIRASFEATAVGPEVIARAVERAITARRPKARYVAPAAARSFLVLAAVLPTAWLDALMIWGLARLGRMQRPAKTPALDAGAPSVSSG
- the ada gene encoding bifunctional DNA-binding transcriptional regulator/O6-methylguanine-DNA methyltransferase Ada, whose product is MPQARDSDRTSAALQADARFRAIHTRDANADDTFFYSVATTGVYCRPSCGARRARSEHVRFHESAEAAARAGFRPCKRCRPDEPPPAERRAAEVAALCRLIEDSAELLTLDVLAAHTGTSPGHVQRMFKSVTGVTPRAYAAAHRASRARGELTRQRTVTDALYDAGYGSSGRFYAESTARLGMTPSQFRGGGAGDEIRFAVGQCSLGAILVAATVRGICAISLGNEPAPLVRELEARFPHARLLGADAEFERLVGLVVGLVDDPKLGTRLPLDIRGTAFQERVWSALSAVPVGTTLSYTELAKLVGAPRAVRAVAHACAENPLAVAIPCHRVVRLDGSSSGYRWGIERKRALQARERG